The region GGATCACCTACTTGTGATGTATCTTGAGCCACAACAGGACTAAACATAGTTAGTATGAAAACAAAGCAAATTATCAACGAAGTTATTTGTTTTTTAATACTTTTCACCTCCTTTTTATTTATAAAGGAGATATTTAGGTCTTCCCAATATTTAATACTTGTTATTACTTAATTATTATTACATTTTTGTCTAAATCCAATGAATTTGTAATAAAAAAACAGTAAAATTATTACAAAATACTTAATTAAAACCCATTTCTTAATAACTGCAATCTTCAACCCATTTGAAACCACGAAAATAATGATAAAAAATTAACCATAAAAAAACAAAAATTAAGCCATTAAAAACTGTTTATTTTAAATAAAACAAAATAAATCACGCTTTTATAATTTATAATTGAATAAAAAGTTAAAATTCTCGAAATAATCAAATATTAATTGAAAAAACGCCTTAAAAGGAGCAGATACGCCAAAAAAATATTAAACCTATCTAAACAGAGAGTATTACTGAAAAAGTAATAAACATTAAAAGACAGTGCACTAAAAAATCCATAAAAAAGAAAAAAGAAATTATAAATACTATGAAATCTTCTTTTTCATCCAAAAAACACCGCCCGCAAGACCCCCTATTACACCAATCAGAATTCCTGCCAAAAATGGTGTTAAAAAGCCCCCACTAGTGTTATTTGCAGTTAAAAGAGTTAAACCATTTTTAATGTCAATTTCATCAGCAGAACATACAAATATTCTATTGTATAAGTCGGGATTCTTGGATAAAAATTCATTAACTGTATCCTGGTAAGCCACTGCAAGAATTCTCTTATTGGAATTAGAAAGCGCGTGTTCCAACTCATGAGAAACATCAGCATCAGATTTAAAGTTGTATACCGTAACATTTAATCCCATTTCATTTCCCACTTTTTTTGCCATTATTCCAGTTGAATTATCAGCAATTACAATGGTCGATTGTGGTGTTATATCCACTCCATGAGCGCTCACAGGAACTATCATTCCCAATAAGATTATTAACAGATATATTGCTTTTATTTTCATATTTAGAATCTCCATTTTAGATTTTATCTAATTTTAACAAGTCAGGCTTAATTTTAGAAATGAAGGATATGATAAATACGTTGGCAACACCTTCAATAACTGCAACAAACAAATAAAACGGAATTAATGTCGCTGCCAGCATTTCTACGGTTGCAACACCTGCTGCAAGCAGTATCAAAACATGGGATATTGTTGCCATAATTATACCCATGAATGTCCCTGAAAACACACCCAGTTTTTCATCGAGACTTGAAATGAGTTTATAAAATATATATGTTGAAAAACTCAACACAACCCCCATAGTCACAGTATTAGCACCCAAAGTGGTTATTCCTCCCATTCCAAGGAATAGGAATTGTACCAAGAAGCATAAAAATGCTACAGTAACTCCAGTTAGAGGGCCAAGCAAAATAACAGCCAAAGGAATCAAGAAAAAATGCATAGGAACACCAAAAGGCGACGGTATAGACAAAGAAGACACAACAACTGTTACTGCAGCAAGAATCGCAGTATTAACGATTTTTTTCTCTTTTTCCTCCGTCTTAGAAAACTTAAAAAAATATAATGCCAATGTAATAATGGCTAAAATCCAGTAAATCCCAGATTGCCATAAAGGTATAAGTCCATCAGGTAAATGCAAAATATATCCTCCCTTTATGATTAATTAATTATATCAATATATTTTAATGTAAATATAAATTCCTTAAAAGATATCCTCTAAAAAAATAACTGAGGAAAAATAAAATATTCTTTAGCAACACTATAAAAAGCCTTTAAAAAAATATCCAATTCCTCCTAACCCCAATGCAATAAATGCACCAATAGCCAAGCTCATCAATTGCTTATTTAAATTATTTGAATCCCTATTAACCTCACTAATATTGGATACTACTTCAACAGGTTGATTATCTCCATTATTTTTGTTTTTATTTGTAGTTTCTGCAGATTCTGTGCTATCTCTACTACTCTTATCTTTTGTGCTAATTTTGCCTTTTTTACTATCTTTATTTGTTGTAACAGCCGTGCTTTGACCAGTATTTTGATTTGAAGTTTGGTTTGATGTAACTTCCTCATAAGGAGTACCATGCCCTGGATGTGCTACTGTGAAACCACAAAAAGTCAAAACAACTGTTATTACCAGTATCGACATGAATAATCTTCTTTTAATGTATATAAGCTCAACTCCTTGAATTTAAAAAAAAATAAAAGATATTTAGGTCTTATTCTGACCCAAATATATTTTTTCTAAAGAATCCTAGAACTAAAAGCCCTCCACATAATATAACACCTACAAATATCAATGCAGTGTTAAGTCCAGAATCTGAACCGGTTGGACCGACCTTTGAAACTTCGTATGCTGCACCTTGCTGTGAACCTGGAGATACAAGTTGACTTGTAACTTCTGTCTGAGTAACTGCACCCACAGAAACTCCAGAATCATCCAAAGAGCCATTACCTATACTTGACTTTCCAGTAGCATGTTTAGAAGTGTTTCCTTGAGAATTTCCAGAGTTAGGGAACAGATCTGCCATTGTTCGAATAGGTAAGCCCTTAACATAATCTAAAGCATTGGTATTAGCAGTTCCACCCTGTTTGATCATGTTGAATTCACTTTCAGTTAACAGTTTTTCATTACTTGCAACAATCTTTGGTACTCCTTTGACTCTGGCATTAGGTTCGCCTTTGTAAATACTGATATATGCTGCTATCTGGGCTTCACGCCGGGCTTCGCTAGTGGCGAGATCTTTTACGTATATATCTGCCCATTTGAAGTTTATAACAAGTACCCTAGCCGTTTTTGTAGTTGGATCCCATATAGCAAATATTCCTTCCTCAGTCGCACCATTTAGAGCTTCAGATGCTGTTTCTTCTTCGAGTAGTCGCTGGTTCATGTAAGTACCTTGTCCAGGAGATACTCCCAATAGATAAACTAAACTATCGTCTTTACAGTAAATACTGGATCCCATGTAGAAATAGCTCTGATTACCAGTTAATGGATAATTTTTCTGTATATAGTCTGTTATAAAGAATCCTGGTTGTACTCCGGGACATGCGTGGTTGTGGAATATGAACGCCATCAGCTGATCAAATGGCGGATCATTTCTCCAGGCATTAGCTATGCTCTGTACGTTACCAAAGTTCCCATCTTTGAACACATTCTTATTGAGTTCAAAGAGTGGTGTTCCTACGAGACTACCATTAGTGTTGAGCGCATTTGGACCTATATCATTCACTTTATGTCCATTTGAGTCGTTACCTACAACAAAACTCTGAGTAGATGGATCATAGCGCATGTATATTGAACTCATGGTCTGGCCATCAATTCCACGCAGGACAAAATCAAACCATAATGGCTTCCATAATCCCATGTGGATTGGTAAAAGAGTGGATCTGCTCAATCGTGACCCTAAAACCTGGTATATGCCATCCCATGTTGCTTCAGTGGTTTGACCGTTTAAATGAACATAACCAGAAGATGTAAGAACTGCCATGTTTTTGTTGTCTTTCTCCAGATCAATGCCTAATTCATCTTTGAATATTTTTTTAGCAAGATTAGCTGCGTTTTCACCGATTCCTTTCATCTGATCGTAAGTTAACTGTCCATTGTTATTTGTAACTGGAGTTGCACCTGCATCAGCTAAGTTAAGACCATTCATATAGTTTATATCCAATCCATGAGCTTCTTGTGCAGGTATACGAACTGTACCATCCGTATTTGTGATATTGGCTTTTGTTCCTACCATATAGTAGTATTGCTGTTCTGTGAGTCCAGTTTTTTCTTTGATAAATTCAACCAGTTGTAAAGGATTATCTTTTAATTTACCTAATATCCAAGTGTTGAATTTTAATGTTTCTAAATCTCCTGTTAGACTTATTCCTGTGTCTTTTTTGAATTCTTGTTGGTTTTCTTCACGTTTAAACCTCATAACTATGAGGTCGCCTAAATTAGTTTTTTCATTCCATCTGATGAATCCTATCATGTTGTCTTTAGCACCAGTAGCACTGGTATTGAATCCCACATATCCGCTTTTACCTGGTGTAGCATCTAAAAAGTACATTACAGCATCATCATCAGAGTCACCTGGAACTCCTATAACCTTGTAAGAAGTTATATCATTAGGAGAACCTGGCCCTCCTGCAGTTTCTTGTATTGGTGGGTATTTATTAAGTAGTGCCTGTGTTATGGTGTATCCACTGATTGTTCCTTGACAAACATGCCCATGGAAAGCTGCTTCTCTTAATAAATCTGAAGGAGCTCCATTATTCCATGCATTAGCCAGACTTGCAAAGGAATATGCATTTTCACCACCTACTTTCGCAATTAAATTATTCCATT is a window of Methanobacterium sp. DNA encoding:
- a CDS encoding energy-coupling factor ABC transporter permease — translated: MHLPDGLIPLWQSGIYWILAIITLALYFFKFSKTEEKEKKIVNTAILAAVTVVVSSLSIPSPFGVPMHFFLIPLAVILLGPLTGVTVAFLCFLVQFLFLGMGGITTLGANTVTMGVVLSFSTYIFYKLISSLDEKLGVFSGTFMGIIMATISHVLILLAAGVATVEMLAATLIPFYLFVAVIEGVANVFIISFISKIKPDLLKLDKI